The genomic DNA CCCGGTATCGAGGTCCTGCACCGGGTGGTTGGCACCGTGGTGGCCGTTGGCCATCTTCACCGTGCCGCCGCCCGCGGCCAGCGCCAGCAGCTGGTGGCCCAGGCAGATGCCGAACAGCGGCACGCGCCGGGCGACGAACTCGCGAATCGCGGTGATCGCGTAATCGCACGGTGCCGGGTCGCCCGGACCGTTCGACATGAAGACACCGTCGGGCCGCATCGCCAGCACGTCGGCGGCAGGCGTGCGCGCCGGGACCACGGTCACTTCGCAGCCGGCCTCGGCCAGCAGGCGCAGGATGTTGCGCTTCACGCCGAAGTCGTAGGCGACGACCTTGAACCGGGCCTTGGGCGTGGTGAAGGTGTTGCGGTCGAGATCGAGCTGGCCCTCGTTCCACGCGTACGCCTCGGCGACGCTGACCTCCTTCGCCAGGTCCATGCCCTTGAGGCCGGGGAACTTGCGTGCCGCCTCGAGTGCACGCTCGACGTCGGCTTGCCCGATAGAAGCAGCACCGGCCAGCAGTGCACCGTTCTGGGCACCGCGCTCGCGCAGGATGCGCGTGAGCTTGCGGGTGTCGATGCCGGCGATCGCGACCACGCCGCGCGCGGCCAGCCACTCCGGCAGCGGTACCTGGCTGCGCCAGCTCGACGGGCGGCGCGGCACGTCGCGCACGATCAGGCCCGCGGACCAGACCTTCCCGGCCTCGTCATCCTCGTCGGTGGCACCGGTGTTGCCGATATGCGGGTAGGTCAGGGTGACGATCTGGCGTGCGTACGACGGGTCGGTCACCACTTCCTGGTAACCGGTCATGGCGGTGTTGAACACCACCTCGCCAACGGAGAGGCCAGCGGCGCCTACGGAAATGCCCTCGAAGACGGTACCGTCTTCAAGTACGAGGATTGCGGGTTGGGTCACGGCGGTCGCCCAGTGTGGAGGAGATCCTGCACCGCCAGGCCCGCTTCCAGTCACGGAGAGCGTTCGCTGTCGACGGGCCGCAAAAATCCGCGGACGTGGCGCTTGGCCAGTCCGGGGCGGTGGGGTTCAGGCGAGCGGGAATTTTACCGGCCGGGGGGGGCAAAAGGAAACGGCCGCAATGCATCGCAAAGACGGGAATGGCGCCATTGCGCGTCCGCACCGGCCCATCGCCTGCGTCGTGTTCAGCCCGCGGCCAGCAGATCGCGCATGCCGTAGCGTCCGGGCGCACGCCTGGCCATCCGCGACGCGGCCGTCAGCGCCCCCTGCGCGAACACGTCGCGGCTGGTGGCACGGTGCACCAGCTCGATGCGCTCACCGATGCCGGCGAACTGCACGGTGTGTTCGCCGACGATGTCGCCGGCGCGCACGCTCGCATAGCGCGGCGTCGCCCCGCCCTGCTCCGCCGCCGCACCCAGTGCCAGCGCGGTGCCCGACGGCGCATCGCGCTTGTGGATGTGGTGGAGTTCGAGGATGTCGCAGTCCCAGTCGGCGAGGTCGCGGGCGGCGCGCTCGACCAGCAGGTTGAGCACCGTCACGCCCAGGCTGAAGTTCGCCGCCCACAACACAGGGATCCGCTCCGCCGCGCGGTCGAGCGCGGCAAGCTGGGCGTCGGTCACGCCGGTGGTCCCCGATACGAACGCCGCGCCGCGCGACACGCAGTGCGCCAGCACGCCGTCGAAGCCTTCAGGCAGGCTGAAATCGACTGCCACGTCGAAGGCCGGCACGCCGGCAAGCTCGCGCGACGCGAATCGTGGCACGCCATCCTGCACGCGCTGCTCCACCCGTCGCGACACCGCGCCGACGACCTGCAGGTCGTCGCGTCCGGCAGCAAGGCGCAGCAGCGCCTGCCCCATGCGACCGTTGGCGCCATGGATCAGCAGTCGGAGAGGCTTCGACATCATCAGGTGGAGTCGTCTCGGGAGGCCGCATAGGCTGCGCCACGGCCGCTGGGACGGCAACCCTCGCGGGACGCCGCTGCGAGGTCGTGGCACCGGAAAGCGGAACGCCGCGATTGCTCGCGGCGTCCGGGACATCATGTTGCCGCGACCGGCTCAGGGCGACGTCATCCGGTCCCAGAAGCTGCGTACACCGTCGACGAAGGTGCTCGACTTGGGCGAGTGGCGGCGTGCGCCGTCGCCGCTGAAGGTGGCCTCGAACTGCTCGAGCAGCGTGCGCTGCTCGGCGGTGAGGTTGACCGGGGTTTCGATGACGACCTTGCAGTAGAGATCGCCGGGATGGCGGCTGCGCACCGACTTGACGCCCTGGTCGCGCAGGCGGAACACCTTGCCGGTCTGGGTTTCGGCCGGGATGCGGATCTCGGCTTCACCATCGAGCGTCGGCACGCGCACCACGTCGCCGAGTGCCGCCTGCGAGATACGGATCGGTACCTCGCAGTGCAGGTCGTCGCCATCGCGCTGGAAGATCTCGTGCGGACGTACCCGCACCTCGACATAGAGATCGCCCGGCGGTGAACCCGCGGGCCCGGCCTCGCCCTCGCCCGACAGGCGGATGCGATCGCCGGTGTCCACGCCTGCCGGGATCTTCACCGACAGGACCTTTTCCTCCTCCACCCGCCCTGCGCCATGGCAGGTCCGGCACGGGTTGACGATGCTCTGTCCGCGGCCGCCGCAGTGCGGGCAGGCCTGCTGCATGGTGAAGATGCCGCGCTGCATGCGCACCTGGCCGCGGCCGTGGCAGGTCGAGCAGGTGTCGATCCTGCCGTCTTCCGACCCGCTGCCGTCGCAGCTGTCGCAGCCGGCCAGGGTGGGCACCTCGATGCGCTTCTCGACGCCGTTGACCGCTTCGCGCAGGTCGAGTTCGAGCACGTAGCCGATGTCGGCGCCCCGGCGCGGGCCACCGCGCCCACCGGCACCCCCACCGAAGATATTGCCGAAGATGTCGCCGAAGATGTCGCCCATGTCGGGGCCGCCGAAGCCGCCCGGCCCGGCGTTGCCGCCGCCCATGCCGTGCTCGAACGCGGAATGGCCGTACTGGTCGTACAGGCGGCGCTTGCCGCCGTCGGACAGGACCTCGTAGGCCTCCTTGCACTCCTTGAAGGCCGCCTCGGCGGCGGCATCGCCCGGATTGCGGTCCGGGTGGTGCTTCATGGCGCTGCGGCGGTAGGCCTTCTTGAGTTCCTCTTCGCTTGCGGTGCGGGCCACGCCCAGGACTTCGTAGTAATCGCGTTTCATCGGGCGGGGATTCGTCGTCTGGATTGGGTGTTGCGTGGACGTGCGTGCATCGCCACCGGAATGCCACCGGCCGGCGAAGGAACGGGGCCTCGGCCCCGTTCCCTGGACTCAGCCGTGGCGGATGACCGTCACTTGCGCTCGTCGTCCTTGACCTCGGTGAACTCCGCGTCCACCACGTCGTCGTTCGACGGCGCGCCGCCACCGGCCTGCGGGCCGGCATCGCCGCCCTGCTGGGCCGCCGCAACCGCGGCGAACAGTGCCTGTGCGGTCTCTTCGAGCGCCTTGGTCTTGGCCTCGATCTGGGCCTTGTCGTCGCCCTTCATCGCGGTCTCGACCTCGGCGATCGCGGCCTCGACGCGGCCGATCACGTCACCCGGCACCTTGTCGCCGTTGTCCTTGATCGCGCTGCGGGTGCCGTGCACCAGCGCATCGGCCTGGTTGCGGGCGCCGACCAGTTCCTGGAACTTCTTGTCGTCCTCGCGGTGCGCCTCGGCGTCGGCGACCATCCGCTGGATCTCGTCGTCCGACAGCCCCGAGCCGGCCTTGATCTCGACCTTCTGCTCCTTGCCGGTCTTCTTGTCCTTCGCGGTGACGTGCACGATGCCGTTGGCGTCGATGTCGAACGACACCTCGACCTGCGGCATGCCACGCGGCGCCGGGTCGATGCCGGTGAGGTCGAACTTGGCCAGCGACTTGTTGTAGCGGGCCTGCTCGCGCTCGCCCTGCAGCACGTGCACGGTCACCGCGGACTGGTTGTCCTCGGCGGTCGAGAACGTCTGCGATGCCTTGGTCGGGATCGTGGTGTTCTTCTCGATGATCTTGGTGAACACGCCGCCCAGGGTCTCGATGCCCAGGCTCAGCGGGGTCACGTCGAGCAGCAGCACGTCCTTGACGTCGCCGGCCAGCACGCCGCCCTGGATCGCCGCGCCCAGTGCCACGGCCTCGTCGGGGTTGACGTCCTTGCGCGGCTCCTTGCCGAAGAACTCGGCCACCGCCTGCTGCACCTTCGGCATGCGGGTCTGGCCGCCGACGAGGATCACCTCGTTGACGTCGGACGCACGCAGACCGGCATCGTTGAGCGCGGTGCGGCAGGGCTCGATCGACTTGCGGATCAGGTCCTCGACCAGCGCCTCGAGCTTGGCCCGGGTCAGCTTGATGTTGAGGTGCTTGGGACCCGACGCATCGGCGGTGACGTACGGCAGATTGACCTCGGTCTGCTGCGCGGAGGACAGCTCGATCTTGGCGCGCTCGGCCGCATCCTTCAGGCGCTGCAGGGCCAGCGGATCCTTGCGCAGGTCGATCCCCTGGTCCTTCTGGAACTCCTCGACGAGGTAGTCGATGACGCGCTTGTCGAAGTCCTCGCCGCCCAGGAAGGTGTCGCCGTTGGTGGCCAGCACCTCGAACTGCTTCTCGCCGTCGACCTCGGCGATCTCGATGATCGACACGTCGAAGGTGCCGCCGCCGAGGTCGTACACGGCGATCTTGCGGTCGCCGCCGGCCTTGTCGAGGCCATAGGCCAGCGCGGCCGCGGTCGGCTCGTTGATGATGCGCTTGACGTCCAGACCGGCGATGCGGCCGGCGTCCTTGGTGGCCTGGCGCTGCGAGTCGTTGAAGTACGCCGGCACCGTGATCACGGCCTCGGTGACCTTCTCGCCCAGGTAGTCCTCGGCGGTCTTCTTCATCTTCTCCAGGATGCGCGCGGAGATCTCCTGCGCCGACAGCTTGTTGCCGTCGTTGGTGGCCACCCAGGCGTCGCCGTTGTCGTGCTGGACGATCTTGTACGGCACCAGGCCGATGTCCTTCTGCACTTCGGCATCGGTGAACTTGCGCCCGATCAGGCGCTTGACCGCGAAGAAGGTGTTGTGCGGATTGGTGACGGCCTGGCGCTTGGCGGATGCGCCGACCAGTACCTCGCCATCCTTTGTGTAGGCGACGATCGAAGGCGTGGTGCGATCGCCCTCGCTGTTCTCGATGACCTTGGCCTTGCCGCCGTCCATGATCGCCACGCACGAATTGGTCGTGCCGAGGTCGATGCCGATGATCTTTGCCATGAGTGGTTCCCTCTGGATCCGTATTCGATGTGTCTGGGGGCGGCACGCGGCCGCCGATGCGTGATATCTGGGGGCGGCGGTGTGCCGTTCAAGCGGCCACCGCGATGCGCAGGCGCGCCGGCGTCAGTCCCTGGCCACCACGACGAGCGCGGGGCGCAGCAGGCGCTCGTTGAGCACGTAGCCCTTCTGGAACACCTGGGCGACGTGGCCCGGAGGCACTTCGCCGGCGTCGGTCTGGCTGATCGCCTGGTGGCGTTCCGGGTCGAACGGCTGCCCCGCTGGCGCAACGACCTGCAGGCCGTTGTCGCCGGCCACCTTGAGCAGCTGGCGCAGCGTCAGTTCCAGGCCCTCGCGCAGCGGGCTGCTGTCGGCGCCGGCCGCGGCCAGGCCTGCATCCAGGCTGTCGAACACCGGCAGCAGATCGCCCAGCAGGCGTTCGTTGGCGAAGCGGCGGGCCGCTTCGACCTCGCGCGCCATGCGCTTGCGCTGGTTCTCGAGGTCCGCGCGCTCGATCAGGGACTGCGCACGCAGCTGCTCGAGTTCGGCCTGCAGCAGCTGCACCTGTTCTTCGAGCAGGGCCTGCGGCGATGCCGACGCGTCGTCCTGCGGCTGCATCGTGGGGTCGGGAGTGTCGGGGTGGCTCTCGTGGGTCATTTCCATGTCCGTGGCGGTCGACTGGCCGCCGCTGGCCGGAGCAATGGGGTTGCCCGGCGCGGATTCAAGTGCCGTCCGCCTGCAATCGTGTGTCGGTGCCGTCCCGCAGCCCCCGCTACGGCGACCTGCCACCGCGCTCCAGCGCCGCACCCAGTGCTTCCGCGGTGGCCTGCACCACCGGCACGATGCGGTCGTAGGCCATCCGCGTCGGCCCGATCACCCCCAGCACCCCGAGCACGCGCCCGTCGGCCGCGTACGGCGCGGTCACCAGCGATACCCCTTCCAGAGGGGCCAGCCCGGTTTCCTCGCCGATGAATACCCGCACCCCGGGCGCGCGCACGGTGCGCTCGAGCAACTGCAGGATCTCGCGCTTGCGCGAAAAGGTATCGAACAGCTCGCGGAGGCGGTCGAGATCCGAGAGGTCCTGCACCCCGATCAACCGGGCCTGCCCGGCCATCAGCATGTCGTCGCCCTCCTCCGGGGCGAGGGCCTGCTCGGCAAGCTCGACGGTGCGCGCCATCAGGCTCTCCATCTGGCTGCGCGTGAGCTGCATCTCGCGCAGCAGCGTGGCGCGGATGTCGGCCACCGCGCGACCGGCGAAGTTGACGTTGAGGTAGTTGGCCACCTGCTCCAGTTCCGACGCCTCGTAGGGCCGGCGCACCTGGATCAGGCGGTTCTGCACCTCGTTGTCCGCGAACACCAGGATTGCCATCACCCGCTGGCTGTCGACGGCAACGAAGTCGATGTAGCGGAAGGCGAACTGCTCGCGCCGCGGCACGCTGACCACGCCCATGAAGCGGGTCATCGCCGACACCAGCTCCGACGCGCTGCCCAGCAGCGACTGGGTGCCACCGCCGGCGGGCAGCTGTTCGCGCAGGTGGGTGACCTCGTGCTCGGGCAGCGGCCGCAGCTGCAGCAGTGAATCGACGAACACCCGGTAGCCCTGCGCGGTGGGCACGCGCCCGGCGGAGGTATGCGGCGCGGTCAGCAGGCCGCTGTCCTCGAGGTCGGAGAGGATGTTGCGGATCGTCGCCGGGCTCACGTCCAGCCCGGCGTGGCGGGCCAGCGTCTGCGACCCGACCGGCTCGCCGTTCTCGATATGGCGGGCGATCAATGTGCGCAGCAGATGCCGTGAACGGGCATCGAGTTCGGACGGGGGCGTGTGCTTGCGGCTCATGGCCCCGGTATACGGCGCACCCCGCGCCCACGCAAGCGCGTCTCAGCCGCTGCGCCGCTGATCGCCGAGATTGTTGGCCGCAACCCTCCCGCCCTGCACAATCCGCGCATGCTGACCCACCTCGCCATCCGCAATTTCGCCGTCGCCACCGCCAGCGAGCTGGAGTTCGGTGCCGGCCTCACCGTGATCTCCGGCGAAACCGGCGCCGGCAAGTCCCTGCTCGTCGATGCGCTCGGGTTCCTGTCCGGGTTGCGCGCCGACAGCGGCATGGTGCGACATGGCGCCGACCGCGCCGAACTCACCGCCAGCTTCGACCTCGCCGATGCGGCCGGCGCGCGCGCCTGGCTGATCGCCGAGGAATTCGACGATGGCGATGCCTGCCAGCTGCGGCGCACGCTGCGCGCCGATGGCGGTTCGCGGGCATGGATCAACGGCCGCCCGGCCACGCTCGGGCAGCTGGCCGCGCTGGCGGGTCACCTCGTCGAGATCCATGGCCAGCACGAGCACCAGGCGCTGTTGTCACGTGGCGCGCAGCTCGCCCTGCTCGATGCCTATGGCCGCCATGCCGGCGCACTGCAGGCGGTGGCCGAGGCCGCGCGCACCTGGTCGGCACTGCTCGACGAGCGCGACCGCCTTGCGGGCCTGGGCGACCCCGGCGAGCGGCGTGACTGGCTGGCCCACCAGCTCGCGGAACTCGAACGCGAACCGCTGGATGCCGCCTCCCTCGCCGAACTCGATGCCGCACACCGCCGCCAGGCCAATGCCGCCGGCCTGATCGCCGCCTGCGAAACGGTGCTGGCGGGGCTTGGCGAGGACGACGCCGTGACCGGACGCGTGCAGCGGCTGCGCGGCGAGCTCGCACGCCTGCATCGCGACGAGCCACGCCTGGCCGAGGTGGACGCGATGCTCGAGGCGGCAACGATCCAGCTCGACGAGGCGCAGCTGCTGCTGCAGCGGGTGCGCGACGATCTCGACATCGACCCGGAGCGCTACGCCGAGCTCGAGCGCGGCCTCGCCCGCATCCACGACCTCGCCCGCAAGCACAGGGTGGCCCCGGATGCCCTCGAAGCCCTGCGCGATCGCATCGCCACCGAACTGGAGGAACTGGCCGACGCCGGCATCCGCCTGCAGCGGCTGGATGGCGAGATCGATGCCGCCAGCGCCGCGTGGACGGCGGCGGCCGCCGACCTGACCCGCGCCCGCGCGTCGGCGGCGGCACGGCTCTCTGCCGACACCACCACGCTGATCGATGAGCTCGGCATGGGCGGCGGCCGCTTCGAGATCGCACTGGAGCCGCAGCCGGGCGGCCGCCCCGACCCGCTGGGCGCCGAGCGCGTGGAATTCCTGGTCGCGGCCAATGCCGGCCAGCCGCCGCGGCCGCTGCGCAAGGTGGCTTCCGGCGGCGAGCTGTCGCGGATTTCGCTGGCGATCGAGGTCGCCGCGCTGGGCCTGGACGCGGTGCCGACGATGGTCTTCGACGAAGTCGACTCCGGCATCGGCGGCGCGGTGGCGGCGATCGTCGGCCGCAAGCTGCGCGCGCTGGGCGCATCGCGCCAGGTGCTGTGCGTGACCCATCTGCCGCAGGTGGCGGCGCAGGGCCATGCGCACTACCGGGTGAGCAAGCGCACCCGCGGCGAAGAGACCGAGAGCGAGGTCAACCGCCTCGACGAGCGCCAGCGGCAGGAGGAACTGGCGCGGATGCTGGGCGGCGTCGAGGTCAGCCGCGAAGCAATGGCGGCGGCGCGGCGCCTGCTGGCGGACGTGGCCTGAGGTGTGGCTGACAGGAGACATGCCCGACTTCTCCTGCTTGCGGAAGAAGGTGCCCACCCCATCCCCTCCCCCGCAGGCGGGAGAGGGGCGAGCGTGCCGGGCGGGAGTCGTGTCGCCGAACCGTGTGTGAATCCTGAGGGAGCGATGGGCTCCCCGAAGCCGGCTTCTAGAGGCGCTTCTTGCGCACGTACAGCACCAGCGAATGCTCGTCGAGCACATAGCCGTGCTCGTCGGCGATGCGGTTGAGCAGGGCGACGATTTCCGGGCTCTCGAATTCGGTGATCAGCCCGCTGCTCATGTCGACCATGTGGTAGTGGTGGTCGCCACGGTCGAGTTCGTAGAGCGCATGGCCGCCCTCGAAGTTGTGCTTGATCACCAGCCCCGCGGCCTCGAACTGGGTCAGCACGCGGTACACCGTGGCCAGGCCGATCTCGTCGCCCTGGTCGAGCAACTGGCGGTAGATGCCTTCCGCGGTCATGTGCTGGTGCGGCGTCTTCTGCTCCAGCAGCTGCAGGATCCGCATTCGGGGATGCGTGACCTTTAGACCGGCCTTGCGAAGGTCGAAGGATTCCATGTCGTCTCCTGTCGGCCGCATCGAACAGGGCAAAGCGGTCCGGAACGGTTGCTGCAATCGGCCGGAGTGTATCATCGGCATGTTCCCGACCACCGATGGCCCCATGCGCAGACTCCTCGTTCCCCTCCTCGTCGCCGGCATCCTGTCGGGCTGCGGCATCGTCTACAAGCAGCCGATCTACCAGGGCAGCCTCGTGGAACCCGAAGCGGTCGAGCAGCTGCAGGCCGGCATGAGCAAGCAGCAGGTCGTCGGCCTGCTGGGCACCCCGTCCATCGCAGACCCGTTCCACCACCAGCGCTGGGACTACACCGCCACCCAGCGCAACAACCGCCTGGGCCGCACCGACATCAAGAACCTCACGCTGTGGTTCGAAAGCGACCGGCTGACGCGCTGGGAAGGCGAATACTTCCCGGAGCAGAACGAGGAACTCGCCGCGGAAATGCGCAAGTTCGGCAACCTGCCCCGCGAGCGCGGCCGCCGCTGATCCGCGCAGCGGTGCATGACTGACACCCGATGACCGGCCATGTGCCGGTCATTTCTTTTGTGCGCGTTCGCCTGCGCGCCGCCGGCGCGCGTCCTTGGGATCGGCCACGAGTGGCCGCAGCAGTTCGATGCGGTCGCCGTCCGCAAGCGGGGCGTCGGGCTCGGCCCGTTCGCCGAAGACCGCCTGGCCATCGATGCCATCGAGCGGCAACCCGCTGGCGGCAATGGCATCGGCCACCCGCGCGCCTGCCAGCAGCTGCAGTTCCACCGCCTCGAAGTGGCGCGGCCAGGCCAGCACCACCGAGACCCGGATGGTGCCTGCGCTCATGCTTCGCGGTCGGCGACGCGCACGAAATCGTCGACCATGCGGTCGGCGAGGCCCTGGAATCCGATCGTCATCGCCGGCAACAGCAGGCGGGTGCGCGGCTCGAAATCGAGCGTCAGCGTGACCCGACTGGCGGCTTCGTCGATCGCATGGAAGTCCCAGCGCCCATCGAGCCGGCGGAACGGCCCGTCGCGCAGCTGCATGTCGATGCGATGCGGGGCGTCCAGTGTGTTTTCGGTGGTGAACCAGGTGCGCAGCGCGCCGAAGCCGAGGTCGAGCCGGGCAAGCTGGCGGTCAGCGGTGGATTCCATCACCTCGGCGCGTTCGCACCACGCGAAGCGGCGGGGATAGGCGTCGACGTCACGGACCAGCTCGAACATCCGCGTGACGGAATGCTCCACCAGGGCACTGCGTTGGATCTTGGGCATGGAACCTCTTTGCTGCGGGTGTGTCCACGCCTGCCGTATTTCGGGGACAATGCCGGGATGGGCAAGCAGGCGGACAAGGATAAGACAATCGGTGCGATCATCGCGTTGAACAAGCGCGCGCGCCACGAATACCACCTCGAACAGCGCGTCGAGGCGGGCATCGCATTGCAGGGCTGGGAACTGAAGGCCATCCGCGCCGGCCGTGCCAACATCACCGAGGCGTACGCGATCGTCCGCAATGGCGAGATCTTCCTGTTCGGCGCGCAGATCACTCCGCTGATCTCGGCGTCCACCCACGTGGTCGCCGATTCGCGCCGTACCCGCAAGCTGCTGATGCACCGGCGCGAGATCGACACGTTCATCGGCAAGGTCGAGCGCGACGGCTACACCATCGTGCCGACCTCGCTGTACTGGAAGCGCAACAAGGTGAAGGTCGAACTCGCGCTGGCCAAGGGCAAGCAGAAGCACGACAAGCGCGATACCGAGCGCGAACGCGACTGGAACCGCGAGAAGCAGCGCGTGCTGCGCCGGCACAACAAGGACGCCTGACCGGCCCCACCGGCGTCGCGGTCCCGGACGTCAGGCGGTCTCACTGTCGTCGTCGGGCTGCTCCGGCAGCGTGAACCAGAAGCAGGCGCCCTCGCCTTCGCGGCCTTCGGCCCAGACCTCGCCACCGTGGCGTTCGACGATCCGCTTGACCGAGGCCAGGCCGATGCCGTGGCCGGGGAACTCGTGCTGCGCATGCAGGCGCTGGAACGGCCGGAACAGCTTGGACGCGTAGTCCTGGGAGAATCCGGCCCCGTTGTCGCGCACGAAGAATGCCTCCACGCCATCGGGGCGCTGCCGGCGGCCAACCTCGATCCGTGCGCCATCGCGACCACCGGTGAACTTCCAGGCATTGCCGAGCAGGTTCTGCAGCAGGTTGGCGATCAGAGCCGGGTCCCCGTGCGCGACAAGCCCGTCGGCGATGTCGACGTCGACCTCGCGCTCCGGATCGGCCAGCCGCAGGTCCGCGATCGCCTGCCGGGCGATCGCGGCGAGGTCGAGTTCGCGGCGATGCACCTTGGCGCGCGACAGCCGCGCCATCTGCAGCAACGCGTCGATCAGCGCATCCATGCGCGACGTGGCCGCGCGGATACGCGAGAGGTAATCGCGGCCGGTATCGTCGATCACCGCGCTGTAGCGTTCGTTGAGCAGGCGCGAGAACCCGTCGATCGTGCGCAGCGGTGCGCGCAGGTCATGCGACACGCTGTAGGAGAACGCCTCGAGTTCGAGATTCGCCCGCTCCAGTTCCTGCGTACGCGCCGCCACCCGTGCCTCGAGCGTGCGGTTCAATGCGCGCAC from Luteimonas sp. YGD11-2 includes the following:
- the smpB gene encoding SsrA-binding protein SmpB — encoded protein: MGKQADKDKTIGAIIALNKRARHEYHLEQRVEAGIALQGWELKAIRAGRANITEAYAIVRNGEIFLFGAQITPLISASTHVVADSRRTRKLLMHRREIDTFIGKVERDGYTIVPTSLYWKRNKVKVELALAKGKQKHDKRDTERERDWNREKQRVLRRHNKDA